From a single Bacteroidota bacterium genomic region:
- a CDS encoding methyltransferase domain-containing protein: protein MSQNDKSHWDKVYSRNTDQDVGWYQEKPKTSFELIQIYADPKSAIIDIGAGNSNLGNLLIQNGYTDLAIVDISSEAIERSKSKISKGVERIQFFESNVLALDLAKKFGIWHDRAVFHFLWDKDEIDNYVKKLNQHMGNEGIFILGAFSENGPEKCSGLNVNHQSEKSIVKTFGKYFNLIETLNEDHTTPSGKIQNYIFAVMQKKEA from the coding sequence ATGAGCCAAAATGACAAATCTCATTGGGATAAAGTATATTCCCGAAATACCGATCAGGATGTAGGTTGGTATCAGGAAAAACCAAAAACATCTTTTGAGTTGATTCAAATTTATGCTGATCCTAAATCTGCCATCATTGATATTGGTGCTGGTAATTCAAATCTTGGAAATCTATTGATTCAAAATGGATATACTGATCTTGCCATTGTGGATATTTCATCCGAAGCAATTGAAAGAAGCAAATCGAAAATTAGCAAAGGAGTTGAGAGAATTCAATTTTTTGAATCGAATGTTTTGGCCTTGGACCTTGCCAAAAAATTTGGCATATGGCACGATAGAGCAGTTTTTCATTTTTTGTGGGATAAAGACGAAATTGACAACTATGTAAAAAAGCTTAATCAGCATATGGGGAACGAAGGCATTTTCATTTTGGGCGCTTTCTCTGAAAATGGACCTGAAAAATGTAGCGGGTTAAATGTAAATCATCAATCTGAAAAAAGCATTGTAAAAACCTTTGGGAAGTATTTTAACTTAATTGAAACCTTGAACGAAGACCATACTACACCGTCAGGAAAGATTCAAAATTACATATTTGCCGTCATGCAAAAAAAAGAAGCATAA